In the Armatimonadota bacterium genome, one interval contains:
- the scpB gene encoding SMC-Scp complex subunit ScpB codes for MSEESSIPIEKLKAVLECMLFVSPQPLTVEHVAESLQMDEGTVDRAIHELRLDYGGRGLQIARIAGGYQMCTRPEYAEHVSRLLKPERIRLSRAALETSAIIAYRQPITQPEIEAIRGVNSDGVVKTLMERNLIRQIGRKESPGRPMLYSTTEEFLNHFGLSDLSQLPELEDVVLPEQPRSEDTPAEAPEAEEAALSEQPSC; via the coding sequence ATGAGCGAGGAAAGTAGCATACCGATCGAGAAACTGAAGGCCGTGCTGGAGTGCATGCTGTTCGTGTCTCCCCAGCCGCTGACGGTCGAGCACGTCGCCGAGTCGCTTCAGATGGACGAGGGCACCGTGGACCGGGCAATCCATGAACTGCGCCTCGACTACGGCGGGCGCGGACTGCAGATCGCCCGGATCGCAGGCGGCTACCAGATGTGTACACGTCCCGAGTATGCCGAGCACGTGTCCAGGCTGCTGAAGCCGGAGCGAATCAGGCTATCGCGGGCGGCGCTGGAGACGTCGGCAATAATCGCTTACCGGCAGCCGATAACCCAGCCGGAGATCGAGGCGATCCGCGGCGTCAATTCCGACGGGGTCGTGAAGACCCTGATGGAGCGCAATCTCATCCGGCAGATCGGCAGGAAGGAGTCACCCGGACGGCCGATGCTCTACTCGACGACCGAGGAGTTCTTGAACCACTTCGGCCTGAGCGATCTCTCGCAACTGCCCGAACTGGAGGATGTAGTACTGCCTGAACAACCGAGAAGCGAAGACACACCAGCGGAAGCCCCGGAGGCGGAGGAGGCGGCATTATCAGAACAACCAAGTTGCTGA
- a CDS encoding D-alanyl-D-alanine carboxypeptidase: MLTICLFMAILPPTRAAAAPAPPTVTAAAAILVDSTTGTILYEKACHARRPPASTTKIMTAILALERGNLDDVVTASERASKTQFGSLHVKPGEKFTLRDLLYALLMRSANDAAVCIAEHIAGSEEAFVAMMNEKAEAIGAKDTHFVNPHGLHAEGHYSTAYDLALMARYAAAIPQFNEMVCTKNHRITRSISTLDVTLRNTGRLLWRFDGADGIKTGYTKQAGHCFVGSATREGWRLIAVVLKSGSCLDDTCALLDYGFKHHKLVCFAREGLVATRMPVRGGVETAVDLVAAQSLGKVVRAGDSVKIKRELDGQRATAPLAEGERVCMLTGYVNDVRVGSVPLVAACTVDRTFAYSAWIWTRNLVVVSAILLAVYLSYGTAVAEASRRRRRRLSTGG; this comes from the coding sequence TTGCTGACGATCTGCCTGTTCATGGCGATCCTGCCGCCGACTCGCGCGGCCGCCGCCCCGGCACCCCCGACGGTCACCGCCGCCGCCGCGATCCTAGTTGACTCGACCACGGGTACGATCCTGTACGAGAAGGCATGTCACGCGCGGCGCCCGCCGGCAAGCACCACCAAGATCATGACGGCAATACTGGCCCTCGAGCGCGGAAACCTCGACGATGTGGTGACTGCGTCCGAGAGGGCGTCGAAAACTCAGTTCGGCTCACTGCACGTCAAGCCGGGAGAGAAGTTCACGCTCAGAGACCTGCTCTACGCGCTGCTGATGCGCTCGGCGAACGATGCCGCAGTCTGCATCGCGGAACATATCGCCGGGAGCGAGGAAGCATTCGTGGCGATGATGAACGAGAAGGCGGAGGCAATCGGCGCCAAGGATACGCACTTCGTCAACCCGCACGGCCTTCACGCGGAGGGCCACTACTCGACGGCCTACGACCTCGCCCTGATGGCGCGATACGCGGCGGCGATCCCGCAGTTCAACGAGATGGTCTGCACGAAGAATCACAGGATCACGCGGTCGATCAGCACGCTCGACGTTACCCTGCGGAACACCGGCAGACTGCTCTGGAGATTTGACGGCGCCGACGGGATCAAGACCGGATATACCAAACAGGCGGGCCATTGTTTTGTGGGATCGGCAACGAGGGAGGGCTGGCGGCTCATAGCGGTCGTCCTGAAGAGCGGCAGCTGTCTCGATGACACGTGCGCCCTGCTGGACTACGGGTTCAAGCATCACAAACTGGTCTGCTTCGCGCGCGAGGGACTGGTGGCGACGCGGATGCCGGTGCGCGGCGGAGTCGAGACCGCCGTGGATCTGGTGGCCGCCCAAAGCCTTGGAAAGGTCGTCCGGGCAGGCGACAGTGTGAAGATCAAACGCGAACTCGACGGGCAGAGGGCCACGGCCCCTCTCGCGGAAGGCGAGAGGGTCTGCATGCTGACGGGCTACGTCAACGACGTCCGGGTCGGTTCGGTGCCGCTCGTAGCCGCCTGCACCGTGGATCGGACGTTCGCCTACTCCGCATGGATCTGGACGAGAAACCTGGTTGTCGTCTCGGCAATACTTCTCGCGGTGTACTTGAGCTATGGAACAGCGGTTGCAGAAGCTTCTCGCCGCCGCAGGCGTCGCCTCTCGACGGGAGGCTGA
- a CDS encoding rRNA pseudouridine synthase codes for MEQRLQKLLAAAGVASRREAEEIIGAGRVAVDGRVITELGAKADPEESVITVDGRPVNLRPEKVYILLNKPRGYTSTTRDPHARHVVTDLVRSIETPIYPVGRLDVDTEGLLILTNDGDFTYKMTHPSHQVPKTYRAEVRGLVAEQTANHLATGIVLDDGITAPAEVRIVSANNVKGTSVIEVTIHEGRKRQVRRMLDTVGHPVIRLTRTKIGELKAGSLLPGEWRLLKPAEVRALTDSAS; via the coding sequence ATGGAACAGCGGTTGCAGAAGCTTCTCGCCGCCGCAGGCGTCGCCTCTCGACGGGAGGCTGAGGAGATTATAGGAGCGGGACGCGTCGCGGTGGACGGCCGGGTGATCACCGAACTCGGAGCCAAGGCCGATCCTGAGGAGTCGGTCATCACCGTTGACGGTAGGCCCGTCAACCTGCGCCCGGAGAAGGTCTACATCCTCCTCAACAAGCCGCGCGGCTATACGAGCACGACCCGCGACCCGCACGCCCGACACGTGGTGACTGATCTCGTCAGGAGCATCGAAACCCCGATCTACCCGGTCGGCCGTCTCGACGTGGACACCGAGGGTCTGCTCATCCTCACGAACGACGGGGATTTCACCTATAAGATGACCCATCCGAGCCATCAAGTGCCGAAGACATACCGCGCCGAGGTGCGGGGCCTAGTGGCCGAGCAGACCGCCAACCACCTCGCAACCGGAATCGTGCTCGATGACGGCATCACCGCGCCAGCGGAAGTGCGAATCGTCAGCGCGAACAACGTGAAGGGGACGAGCGTGATCGAGGTGACGATCCACGAGGGCCGGAAGCGTCAGGTGCGCCGGATGCTCGACACAGTCGGCCATCCCGTGATACGATTGACCAGGACGAAGATCGGCGAACTGAAGGCCGGAAGTCTTCTGCCGGGCGAATGGCGTCTGCTGAAGCCCGCCGAGGTCAGGGCGCTGACGGACTCGGCATCGTAG
- a CDS encoding ABC transporter substrate-binding protein: protein MKRLAITLLALLVLPCAAGVAKYPTTIKDCRGKAVNIVREPKRIVSIAPSCTEILFALGLEKRVVGVTRFCNYPEAARKKPRIGDIRTSVEKVISLKPDLVLAHGFLNEEAIRSLEKHGIVVAAFDPKTLDEAMRDIRTIGLITNREKQASRIVTSMKSTIALVKKKAAVIKSRPKVLVAVQGEPLWAAGPRTFVDEMVRLAGGTNLASDAKPGFNQFSTEAAVWRKPDIVIYTTPTDRQIFSKGLWARTNAARKKRVHEVNPDLLVRPGPRLTDGLKAVARLIHPDVFAKL, encoded by the coding sequence ATGAAACGACTGGCTATCACACTGCTGGCCCTGCTCGTGCTCCCCTGCGCCGCCGGGGTGGCGAAGTACCCGACGACTATCAAGGACTGCCGGGGCAAGGCGGTCAATATCGTCCGCGAGCCGAAGCGGATCGTGTCAATCGCACCGAGTTGCACGGAGATTCTCTTCGCACTCGGCCTTGAGAAACGGGTTGTGGGTGTGACTAGGTTCTGCAACTACCCCGAGGCCGCGAGGAAGAAGCCGCGGATCGGCGACATCAGGACGAGCGTCGAGAAGGTAATCTCGCTCAAGCCGGACCTCGTGCTGGCCCACGGATTTCTGAACGAGGAGGCGATCCGCTCGCTCGAGAAGCACGGCATCGTGGTGGCGGCCTTCGATCCCAAGACCCTCGACGAGGCAATGCGCGACATCAGGACCATCGGCCTCATCACCAATCGGGAGAAGCAGGCGTCACGGATCGTCACGAGTATGAAATCCACGATAGCGCTGGTCAAGAAGAAGGCGGCAGTTATCAAGTCCAGGCCTAAGGTACTCGTAGCGGTACAGGGGGAGCCTCTGTGGGCGGCGGGACCGAGAACCTTCGTGGACGAGATGGTCCGTCTGGCGGGCGGGACCAACCTGGCATCGGACGCCAAGCCAGGCTTCAACCAGTTCTCCACCGAGGCCGCGGTCTGGCGCAAGCCGGACATCGTAATCTACACAACGCCGACCGACCGACAGATCTTCTCCAAGGGGCTGTGGGCAAGGACGAACGCGGCCAGGAAGAAGCGGGTTCACGAGGTCAACCCGGACCTTCTGGTCAGACCGGGCCCGCGACTCACTGACGGCCTGAAGGCTGTCGCAAGGCTGATCCATCCCGATGTATTCGCCAAACTCTGA
- a CDS encoding iron chelate uptake ABC transporter family permease subunit — protein MYSPNSETPPNPRVRSNLTARLIRASAVLTALLVAAMVLSAGLGAVTVTISDVAQVTLKHIPGLDGMCRQSLPEDVDMIVWQLHIPRVLLAALVGMSLAVAGAALQGLLLNPLADPYMIGVSSGAAVGAGIGVILGVQGWMLGFGIPVLAFAFALITVSAVYGLAMRAGKVSVLSFLLSGVVVGAFMWAVLTFLMTFASENLETIVFWTMGSFAGSDPWGRVLVVLPFGLVGSLVVYAYARDLNLFALGEESARHLGIETESLKRRLIAATALLTAAAVSVSGTIGFVGLMVPHITRRIVGPDHRILLPCSGLLGALLMIAADTVARTAMAPGEIPVGIITALLGAPFFLYLLRKAG, from the coding sequence ATGTATTCGCCAAACTCTGAGACGCCGCCCAACCCTCGGGTCAGATCGAACCTGACCGCAAGGCTGATCAGAGCATCGGCGGTTCTGACGGCACTGCTCGTCGCCGCCATGGTGCTGAGCGCCGGTCTGGGCGCGGTGACGGTGACCATCTCGGATGTGGCGCAGGTCACGCTCAAGCACATCCCCGGCCTGGACGGCATGTGCCGGCAGTCGCTCCCCGAGGACGTGGATATGATCGTGTGGCAGCTCCATATCCCGAGGGTGCTGCTGGCGGCGCTCGTTGGGATGTCACTAGCGGTAGCGGGAGCTGCCCTCCAGGGATTGCTGCTGAATCCGCTGGCCGATCCGTACATGATCGGCGTCTCGTCCGGAGCGGCGGTCGGTGCGGGAATCGGCGTGATCCTGGGGGTTCAGGGCTGGATGTTGGGATTCGGCATCCCGGTACTGGCGTTCGCCTTCGCGCTGATCACAGTGAGCGCCGTGTACGGCCTTGCGATGAGGGCGGGGAAGGTATCGGTGCTCTCATTCCTGCTGTCGGGAGTGGTGGTCGGTGCGTTCATGTGGGCGGTACTTACCTTCCTGATGACATTCGCCAGCGAGAACCTCGAGACGATCGTATTCTGGACGATGGGCAGCTTCGCGGGATCGGATCCGTGGGGGCGAGTGCTGGTCGTGCTGCCTTTTGGGCTAGTCGGATCGCTTGTCGTGTACGCCTACGCACGCGACCTGAACCTCTTCGCTCTGGGAGAGGAGTCGGCAAGGCACCTGGGGATCGAGACCGAATCGCTCAAGAGAAGGCTGATCGCGGCGACGGCGCTCCTTACGGCTGCGGCGGTGTCGGTGAGCGGCACTATAGGCTTCGTCGGGCTGATGGTGCCGCACATCACGCGCAGGATAGTGGGACCAGACCACCGAATACTGCTCCCGTGCTCCGGCCTTCTGGGCGCACTGCTCATGATCGCGGCAGACACGGTGGCTCGGACGGCGATGGCTCCGGGGGAGATCCCGGTCGGAATCATCACCGCCCTTCTGGGCGCGCCGTTTTTCCTTTACCTCCTGAGGAAGGCAGGATAG
- a CDS encoding efflux RND transporter periplasmic adaptor subunit, producing MRKPTNWIAAILIIAAVVYLLMPRPPSVQVAEIVRGDLVAELSTTGVVESDLVDIAPRMVGRIVSLMVREGDTVSAGQVIARLESDDLDAQVDQARAAVSATEADLERSRSALSAQRNQSAASIKRAEAGISTAESQLADLLKGARPQEIEQAEESAAAARAQMAKAGLDLERADRLLSDGAIAPQQRDTAKTAADTASAAYRAAEAQLALVKEGPRPDTVKTAEAQVASARAALREAEASRDLVRMAERQVETAEAQVARAAAGLRAAQSQTEYAAVRSPFNGVIARKHMEAGEVAGPQAPIFTISPIRKTWVTAEVDQEDVAALFVGQAVSISTDSYPGRAAKGRVVQISPIAEPKAVGRIRAKIVRARIEVESGELPLRPGMEVDISGKRRIGEDVVLVPNEALVQIGERQQVCRICEGRVRYRFVTTGLSNYEHTVVLSGLEPGDIVTVSMPDRMENGQRVRIERASVESP from the coding sequence ATGCGAAAACCGACAAACTGGATAGCCGCCATACTGATCATCGCCGCCGTCGTATACCTGCTGATGCCGAGACCGCCTTCCGTGCAGGTCGCAGAGATCGTGCGCGGAGACCTGGTGGCCGAACTCTCGACTACCGGCGTAGTGGAGTCGGACCTGGTGGATATCGCGCCGAGGATGGTCGGGCGGATAGTTTCTCTCATGGTCAGGGAGGGAGACACCGTTTCGGCCGGTCAGGTGATCGCGCGGCTCGAGAGCGACGACCTCGACGCGCAGGTTGACCAAGCGCGCGCCGCGGTATCGGCAACAGAGGCCGACCTCGAACGCTCAAGGTCCGCTTTATCCGCCCAGCGCAACCAGAGTGCCGCTTCAATTAAGCGGGCAGAGGCCGGAATCAGCACCGCCGAGTCACAGCTTGCCGACCTACTGAAGGGCGCGCGCCCCCAGGAGATCGAGCAGGCGGAGGAGAGTGCCGCTGCGGCGAGAGCACAGATGGCCAAGGCCGGTCTGGACCTGGAACGCGCAGACAGACTGCTGTCTGATGGAGCCATTGCCCCTCAGCAGAGAGACACGGCAAAGACCGCTGCCGATACGGCGAGCGCCGCCTACCGCGCCGCCGAAGCGCAGCTCGCACTGGTGAAAGAAGGACCCCGGCCCGATACCGTCAAGACGGCAGAGGCTCAGGTGGCATCCGCGCGGGCCGCTCTGCGCGAAGCTGAAGCTTCGCGGGACTTAGTGCGGATGGCAGAGCGACAGGTGGAGACCGCCGAAGCGCAGGTCGCCCGAGCAGCGGCCGGACTGAGGGCCGCTCAGTCGCAGACCGAGTACGCCGCCGTCCGCAGCCCGTTCAACGGGGTGATCGCGCGAAAGCACATGGAGGCGGGCGAGGTCGCAGGCCCGCAGGCACCGATCTTCACTATCTCGCCGATCCGAAAGACCTGGGTTACGGCAGAGGTGGACCAGGAGGACGTCGCGGCGTTGTTTGTCGGACAGGCAGTGTCGATCAGCACCGACTCATACCCGGGGCGCGCCGCGAAGGGCCGAGTCGTCCAGATCTCGCCGATCGCGGAACCGAAGGCCGTCGGGCGTATCAGGGCCAAGATCGTGCGGGCACGGATCGAGGTCGAGTCAGGAGAGTTGCCGCTGAGACCCGGAATGGAGGTTGATATCAGCGGCAAGAGGCGCATTGGAGAGGACGTCGTTCTAGTGCCGAACGAGGCGCTCGTGCAGATCGGCGAGCGTCAGCAGGTCTGCCGCATATGCGAGGGGCGCGTCCGATACCGCTTCGTCACGACAGGCCTATCGAACTACGAGCACACGGTTGTGCTGAGCGGCCTCGAGCCGGGAGACATCGTAACCGTCTCGATGCCCGACCGCATGGAGAACGGGCAGAGGGTCAGGATCGAGAGGGCCTCGGTTGAGTCACCCTGA
- a CDS encoding ABC transporter ATP-binding protein, whose protein sequence is MGAVSVPALHPADLTVRRGEFVVMLGPSGSGKTTLLNLIGGIDRPTSGRVLFKGRDITHMSEDEITEYRRTSVGFVFQFFNLISTLTARENVEFVSELVDSPANVMEVLAEVGLGERGDHFPSELSGGEQQRVAIARALVKNPTLLLADEPTGNLDYETAKLILKLMRNVNRARGITVVLVTHNAAIGEVADRIVKLHSGEIVSVEENAEPLDPGDLRW, encoded by the coding sequence ATGGGCGCGGTGTCGGTGCCGGCCCTACACCCCGCCGACCTCACCGTACGACGCGGGGAGTTCGTCGTGATGTTGGGCCCGAGCGGCTCGGGCAAGACGACGCTACTGAACCTGATCGGTGGCATTGACCGCCCCACGTCCGGTCGGGTCCTCTTCAAGGGACGCGACATTACCCACATGAGCGAGGACGAGATCACCGAGTACCGCCGCACGAGCGTGGGCTTCGTCTTTCAGTTCTTCAACCTGATTTCGACCCTCACCGCGCGGGAGAACGTCGAGTTCGTCTCGGAGTTGGTCGACAGTCCGGCCAACGTGATGGAGGTGCTGGCGGAAGTCGGCCTCGGAGAGCGAGGTGACCACTTCCCGTCCGAGCTGTCCGGCGGCGAACAGCAGAGGGTCGCGATCGCCCGGGCTCTCGTGAAGAATCCCACCCTGCTTCTTGCCGACGAGCCTACCGGCAACCTCGACTACGAGACCGCCAAGCTGATTCTGAAGCTGATGAGGAATGTGAATCGGGCGAGGGGCATCACGGTCGTGCTGGTGACGCACAACGCGGCGATCGGCGAAGTCGCCGACCGGATTGTAAAGCTTCACAGCGGCGAGATCGTCTCCGTCGAGGAGAACGCCGAGCCGCTCGATCCCGGGGACCTGAGGTGGTAA
- a CDS encoding ABC transporter permease, whose product MTRKINLKLVRDVRFSPWLFAGVLLMVASGVALWDATYLSYLNLGKSYERSYERLHMADFTVDMQSAPEQVVGRVLRIPGVMQTEGRYIEDLEVEQKNIDPKRITGRITSIPDKKPPSLNQLLLIRGNMPSAGNKRELLLESGFAKRNNYRPGDFIYPVVNGDQVRFRISGIIKSPEYILVLRSRDQPMPNPKHFCVMFMRKEMADRLLGSFGAINQVQVTVKPGARRETVMRAVREALRSYNADDPLPMEKQAGYERLAIDLKAMRNLAIFFPVLFLGIASLSIYNLLGRMVHTQRPQIGFMRAVGYSSTDVLHHYTGFAVLIGVLGSAIGSLLGYRMGIGLTLLFSRLINVPYYDMTPRPGPMALGVGVAVAATFLAGILPAMAAAQLTPAEAIRTDVPTGGRVPAVKRAVPALGRMSYTWRLPFRNLFRSPKRTFSTVIGIASAITLILVSSGLIDSSAYSIRFYFDKIQRYDVLASFLHPETEHVIGRVRTWKGVKRAEPFLEVPVKIVHDGQEHITVIYGNALDCRLLNLTAPDGTVFPVPRKGIAMGSPTIAALGLSLGQSVTLTLPESIVPELADAPIVGGDSSRYREEVMLPSRSLQQVEINERVPIACALFGPIGDSTIMNIDEVRRIYGRAMELPPNAINGIMVRTDGVHAEAIRDRLYDIPGVVVVVNMADVRVQIDEMLKTFTTFVNVMLGFAMVLAIIIVFNATTMNILERTREIASMRALGVSVWRVAGMVTIENLCTWLAGTIIGLPIGMWLADEFVKLYVSDSFHMQTHILPKTYTWTIVGILAAVLISQIPGIYYLSRLDLAKATKEVSG is encoded by the coding sequence ATGACCCGAAAGATCAACCTCAAACTGGTACGCGATGTCCGTTTCTCGCCGTGGCTTTTCGCGGGCGTGCTTCTGATGGTTGCGTCGGGGGTCGCGCTCTGGGACGCCACCTACCTCTCGTACCTCAACCTCGGCAAGTCGTATGAGCGCTCCTATGAGCGGCTCCACATGGCAGACTTCACTGTTGACATGCAGTCGGCCCCGGAGCAGGTCGTCGGCCGCGTGCTTCGCATCCCCGGCGTAATGCAGACCGAGGGACGGTACATCGAGGACCTGGAGGTCGAGCAGAAGAACATCGATCCGAAGCGCATCACCGGGCGGATCACCTCGATCCCAGACAAGAAGCCGCCCAGTCTGAACCAACTCCTGCTCATCCGCGGCAACATGCCATCGGCCGGGAACAAGCGTGAGCTCCTGCTGGAATCCGGGTTCGCCAAGCGAAACAACTACCGGCCCGGCGACTTCATCTACCCCGTGGTCAACGGCGACCAGGTACGGTTCCGCATCTCGGGGATCATCAAGTCGCCGGAGTACATTTTGGTCCTGCGAAGCCGCGACCAGCCGATGCCGAACCCGAAGCACTTCTGCGTCATGTTCATGCGCAAGGAGATGGCCGACCGGCTGCTCGGCTCGTTCGGGGCGATCAACCAGGTCCAGGTTACCGTCAAGCCCGGCGCGCGCCGGGAGACAGTCATGCGGGCCGTAAGGGAGGCACTTCGCTCATACAACGCGGACGATCCGCTTCCGATGGAGAAGCAGGCCGGCTACGAGCGACTCGCCATAGACCTCAAGGCTATGCGCAACTTGGCGATCTTCTTCCCGGTGCTCTTCCTCGGCATCGCATCCCTGAGCATCTACAACCTGCTCGGGCGCATGGTTCACACCCAGCGGCCGCAGATCGGCTTCATGCGGGCGGTCGGTTACAGCAGCACCGACGTGCTGCATCACTACACGGGGTTTGCCGTCCTGATCGGCGTGCTCGGATCGGCGATAGGCAGCCTGCTCGGCTACCGGATGGGCATCGGACTCACGCTGCTCTTCAGCCGCCTGATCAACGTCCCCTACTACGACATGACCCCGAGGCCCGGCCCGATGGCCCTCGGGGTGGGAGTCGCGGTGGCCGCGACATTCCTTGCGGGAATACTTCCGGCGATGGCGGCGGCACAGCTTACTCCCGCGGAGGCGATCCGCACCGACGTCCCTACCGGCGGACGCGTTCCGGCCGTCAAGCGGGCGGTCCCGGCGCTGGGCCGGATGAGCTACACCTGGCGGCTGCCGTTCAGAAACCTATTCCGCAGCCCCAAGCGCACGTTCTCGACGGTCATCGGGATTGCGTCGGCGATTACCCTGATCCTGGTCTCCTCCGGGCTGATCGATTCGTCTGCATATTCGATCCGTTTCTACTTCGACAAGATTCAGCGATACGATGTGCTGGCGAGCTTCCTGCATCCCGAGACCGAGCACGTCATCGGCCGCGTGCGCACATGGAAGGGCGTCAAGCGAGCCGAGCCATTCCTGGAAGTTCCGGTGAAGATCGTCCACGATGGCCAAGAGCATATCACCGTAATCTACGGAAATGCACTCGACTGCCGATTGCTGAACCTCACAGCCCCCGACGGCACCGTTTTCCCGGTGCCTCGCAAGGGAATAGCAATGGGCTCACCGACCATCGCCGCGCTCGGGCTCTCGCTGGGACAGAGCGTCACGCTCACGCTCCCGGAGAGTATCGTGCCGGAGTTGGCGGATGCCCCGATTGTGGGAGGCGACTCCAGTCGGTACCGTGAGGAGGTCATGTTGCCAAGCCGGAGCCTGCAGCAGGTCGAGATCAACGAGCGGGTGCCGATCGCCTGCGCGCTCTTCGGACCGATCGGGGACTCCACGATCATGAACATCGACGAGGTGCGCCGAATCTACGGACGGGCAATGGAACTCCCGCCAAATGCGATTAACGGCATCATGGTGCGAACCGACGGCGTACACGCCGAGGCCATAAGGGACCGCCTATACGACATTCCCGGGGTCGTAGTGGTGGTCAACATGGCTGACGTCAGGGTGCAGATCGACGAGATGCTCAAGACGTTCACTACCTTCGTGAACGTGATGCTCGGGTTCGCGATGGTGCTGGCGATCATCATCGTCTTCAACGCAACGACGATGAACATCCTCGAGCGGACGAGGGAGATCGCCTCGATGCGCGCGCTCGGCGTGAGCGTCTGGAGAGTAGCGGGGATGGTAACGATCGAGAACCTCTGCACGTGGTTAGCCGGCACGATCATCGGCCTTCCGATCGGGATGTGGCTTGCGGACGAGTTCGTGAAGCTCTACGTCAGCGATTCGTTCCACATGCAGACGCATATACTGCCCAAGACCTACACGTGGACGATCGTCGGCATACTCGCGGCGGTCCTGATCTCCCAGATTCCTGGAATCTACTACCTCAGCCGCCTCGACCTCGCGAAGGCGACGAAGGAAGTCAGCGGATAG
- a CDS encoding glycosyltransferase family 39 protein: MAEPLPDTKVERHRNLLAIGIIAAVWILMVAITNPSGEFPLNDDWCYALSVRSLVEDGTFTMVSMVTMTLFTQVLWGALFCLPFGFSYTALRASTLVAGLGGLIGTYLLLRELGAGRRVAVICTLVVAVNPIYFSLSNTFMTDVPFYTLSVLSVYAFARALRRRSTYGYVAGTAIACLAALIRQSGLVLPIAFGVACLFAHGARVRGVVRACIPAVAVGGVLLAYQQWLSASGGLPEFYGVQVKNSTRFFTHGLDSVHAAYVVGLTACVYLGLFLFPLLVYRFVAARKNIWWIAGTAGLAYVISILIRPIGWRQGMPMSLHLGDIITPFGIGPFLLSDVVYLRIPSPGLLPSAFWSAVTMGSALGAALLLVLLFQSLLALRRESGSQDVDRPLFALMISGAALSLAPIMMLYFYVYYDRYFLAMIPFVMGMILLSDRAEIRPKRAMTAAVVTVLVIGGILSVGMTHDYLAWNRARWAALDDLMAQGVRPSDIDGGYEFNGLYDYESRYADGWWRPIQEEYAITFGPIAGYDTVRVYPYRTWIPPREAGIHVMESWE, from the coding sequence ATGGCCGAACCTCTTCCTGACACCAAGGTGGAACGCCACCGCAACCTCCTTGCGATCGGCATCATCGCCGCTGTGTGGATTCTCATGGTTGCCATCACCAATCCGTCCGGCGAGTTTCCGCTGAACGACGACTGGTGCTATGCCCTGTCCGTCAGATCGCTCGTGGAGGACGGGACATTCACCATGGTCTCCATGGTTACGATGACACTCTTTACCCAGGTGCTCTGGGGCGCGCTCTTCTGTCTTCCGTTCGGGTTCTCGTACACCGCGCTCAGGGCCTCTACCCTCGTCGCCGGCCTCGGAGGGCTGATCGGCACCTATCTGCTGCTCAGGGAACTCGGTGCCGGGCGGAGGGTCGCCGTCATCTGCACGCTCGTAGTCGCCGTCAATCCGATATACTTCAGCCTCTCCAACACCTTCATGACGGATGTGCCCTTCTACACCCTGTCGGTCCTGTCGGTGTATGCCTTCGCGCGGGCGCTCAGACGACGCTCGACCTACGGCTACGTCGCAGGAACAGCGATTGCATGCCTGGCGGCTCTGATCCGGCAGTCTGGTCTGGTGCTCCCGATCGCATTCGGGGTCGCATGCCTCTTCGCGCACGGCGCCCGCGTTCGCGGCGTAGTGAGAGCGTGCATCCCTGCGGTCGCCGTCGGTGGAGTTCTGCTCGCCTACCAGCAGTGGCTCAGTGCCTCCGGGGGCTTGCCGGAGTTCTACGGTGTACAGGTGAAGAACAGCACGAGATTCTTCACCCACGGGCTTGACTCGGTGCATGCAGCCTATGTAGTCGGTCTGACCGCGTGCGTGTATCTGGGTCTCTTCCTGTTTCCGCTGCTCGTCTACAGGTTCGTCGCCGCGCGGAAGAACATCTGGTGGATTGCCGGCACAGCAGGGCTGGCGTATGTCATATCCATACTCATCCGTCCGATCGGTTGGAGGCAGGGTATGCCCATGAGCCTGCATCTGGGCGATATCATCACCCCATTCGGCATAGGGCCTTTCCTTCTGAGTGATGTTGTCTACTTGCGTATTCCCAGCCCCGGTCTGCTGCCTTCCGCATTCTGGTCCGCCGTGACCATGGGCAGCGCGCTTGGGGCCGCCCTGCTTCTTGTGCTTCTCTTCCAGTCCTTGTTGGCGCTTCGGCGCGAATCCGGGTCTCAGGACGTTGATCGGCCGCTTTTCGCATTGATGATCTCCGGGGCGGCGCTATCACTGGCGCCGATAATGATGCTCTACTTCTACGTATACTATGACCGCTATTTCCTGGCGATGATTCCGTTCGTCATGGGCATGATCCTACTCTCGGACCGTGCAGAGATTCGGCCGAAGCGCGCGATGACGGCGGCTGTTGTCACCGTTTTGGTGATAGGGGGCATTCTCAGTGTGGGCATGACTCATGACTATCTTGCCTGGAACCGCGCGCGGTGGGCCGCGCTCGATGATCTGATGGCTCAGGGAGTTCGGCCGTCCGATATCGATGGAGGATACGAGTTCAACGGGCTCTACGACTACGAGTCCAGGTACGCAGACGGCTGGTGGCGTCCAATCCAGGAGGAATACGCGATCACGTTCGGTCCGATTGCTGGTTACGATACGGTCAGAGTCTATCCCTACCGGACGTGGATTCCTCCGCGCGAGGCCGGCATCCACGTTATGGAGTCATGGGAGTGA